A genomic segment from Flavobacterium litorale encodes:
- a CDS encoding 2-dehydro-3-deoxyphosphooctonate aldolase gives MKKYLFLSFVCFALIISCVSTRLTIKNIDDKARMPALSEEKTFVLTKISSNNKYGYDPDYPVNLGFLPVQNGGVNIKRYFGALSGPQGQKISYEHVDSCCPFPSEKNNMGAGILEIYEVTWEGLATPKRIHINLYERGEIIAPAGFGIKQVN, from the coding sequence ATGAAAAAGTATTTGTTTCTGAGCTTTGTTTGTTTCGCATTAATAATATCGTGCGTTAGCACAAGGCTTACCATTAAAAATATTGATGATAAAGCCAGGATGCCTGCATTATCTGAAGAAAAAACATTTGTACTTACCAAAATTAGTAGCAACAATAAATATGGGTACGACCCCGATTATCCTGTTAATTTGGGTTTTTTACCCGTGCAAAATGGCGGTGTTAACATCAAACGTTATTTTGGGGCACTATCAGGACCTCAAGGGCAAAAAATATCGTACGAACATGTAGATAGTTGCTGCCCTTTCCCATCTGAAAAAAATAATATGGGTGCTGGCATATTGGAGATTTATGAAGTGACTTGGGAAGGACTTGCTACACCAAAACGAATCCACATTAACTTATACGAACGGGGCGAGAT
- a CDS encoding YeeE/YedE family protein: MYSFYGTWSWYASGLLIGGIMLLLIYFGKSFGMSSNLRTVCSAFGAGKNVAFFRFDWKKQRWNLVVVLGAMLGGFIATTYLTDGSGVNINPQTVTELQAMGIDAPEGKLLPDALVGTEALQSPKMLGILLLGGLLVGFGTRYAGGCTSGHAITGLSNLQLPSLIAVIGFFIGGLIMSWLLLPIIFN; this comes from the coding sequence ATGTATAGTTTTTATGGCACTTGGTCTTGGTACGCTTCGGGACTATTAATAGGCGGAATAATGCTTTTGCTTATTTATTTCGGTAAATCGTTTGGTATGTCGTCCAACCTACGTACTGTATGCTCTGCTTTCGGAGCGGGTAAAAATGTAGCGTTTTTTAGGTTCGATTGGAAAAAACAACGCTGGAACTTAGTTGTGGTACTTGGTGCTATGCTGGGCGGATTTATTGCCACTACGTATTTAACCGACGGTAGCGGTGTAAATATAAATCCACAAACGGTAACCGAATTGCAAGCTATGGGTATTGATGCTCCCGAAGGCAAGTTGTTACCCGATGCATTAGTTGGCACAGAGGCATTACAATCGCCTAAAATGCTAGGTATATTATTACTTGGTGGTTTATTGGTTGGCTTTGGCACGCGTTACGCAGGCGGATGCACATCGGGGCACGCTATTACAGGGTTGAGCAACTTACAGCTACCCTCGTTAATAGCGGTAATAGGCTTTTTTATTGGAGGGCTCATTATGTCGTGGTTATTATTACCTATTATTTTTAATTAA
- a CDS encoding DUF6691 family protein translates to MKFIKFLLVGVVFGIVLTKSEAVSWYRIYEMFHFQSFHMFGIIITAVVVGVVGIQIIKRSKAKDISGNPITIADKEKGFTNYIIGGILFGLGWGLVGTCPGPMYILVGAGFWGIGIVLLGALVGTYLYGVFKSKLPH, encoded by the coding sequence ATGAAGTTTATAAAATTTTTACTGGTAGGCGTAGTGTTTGGTATTGTACTCACAAAATCGGAGGCCGTATCGTGGTACCGTATATACGAGATGTTCCACTTTCAATCCTTCCACATGTTTGGTATTATCATAACGGCAGTTGTGGTTGGTGTAGTAGGCATCCAAATTATTAAAAGAAGCAAGGCAAAAGATATTTCGGGTAATCCAATTACTATTGCCGATAAAGAAAAAGGTTTTACCAACTATATTATTGGTGGAATACTATTTGGCTTAGGCTGGGGGCTTGTTGGTACGTGCCCAGGACCTATGTATATTTTGGTAGGTGCTGGTTTTTGGGGGATAGGTATAGTACTGCTAGGAGCTTTGGTAGGTACGTACTTATATGGAGTTTTTAAAAGTAAGTTACCACATTAA
- a CDS encoding ATP-dependent Clp protease adaptor ClpS produces MSTKEKILEEVMLEESTSLNNEIVLYNDEVNTFDHVIDTLVRVCDHTAEQAEQCSLIVHYKGKCTVKTGLYDDLKPQCTQLLEAGLSAEIV; encoded by the coding sequence ATGAGTACAAAAGAAAAGATTTTAGAGGAAGTAATGCTCGAAGAAAGTACCTCTTTAAACAATGAAATTGTGTTGTATAATGATGAGGTTAATACATTTGACCATGTAATCGATACACTTGTACGTGTGTGCGACCATACTGCCGAACAAGCAGAACAATGTTCGCTTATTGTTCATTATAAAGGAAAATGCACCGTTAAAACAGGACTGTATGACGATTTGAAACCGCAATGCACCCAATTGCTGGAAGCAGGGCTTAGCGCAGAAATTGTTTAA